The genomic region GCAACACCTGCGTGAACGCCTGAGCGTCAACCGCGCCGCCCCAAACGGCGGCATCCGGGTGAAGCCACGCAACCCGAGCGGGGGCAGGGCCGTTGTTCCGGGTGCTCCAGTACCGGGCAATCCTGCAAAAAAGGGACGACAATGATCAAGAAGATGATGGCCACGGCAGCGGTTGCGGCCTCGGTCGTGGGCATGGGCGCCGCCATGGCGCCGCAGGCGATGGCCATCGGGAACGACAACGGCGTCAACACCGTCAACGGCAACGGCGCCGCGCAGATCTACGGAAACCAGGCCACCTACGGCAACATGAGCCCGCAGATGGCGCTGATCCAGGGCTCCTTCAACAAGCCCTGCATCGCCCTGCCCGCCAAGGCCAACGTGCAGTCCGTGCTCGCCCTGCTCAACGTCGGCGTCCAGGACATCCCGGTCCTGTCCAGCCCGCAGAACCAGCAGTGCACCGAGAACTCGACGCAGGCCAAGGGCGACGAGGCCCTCTCCCACATCCTGGACAACATCCCGATCCTCTCCGGCAACGTCTCCGCCGGCAGCTGACCGCGAACGTCCCTGCGAGGCCGTCGCACCTTCGGGTCGCGACGGCCTCGCCGCGTAAGAATCCGCCGCCCGGGATCCGGCTCCGCGAATAGTGACGCGAAATCCGGACCCCATGAATTCACCCGGACCATCGGGGTGAATTCCCGGCCGGCCGCCGGAATTACGCGGTTTCTTTTTCCCGGACCACTCGTTGTTATTTCTGCAGCGGATACGCCTCTGCGGGAAGGATCGAAATCAAATGAAGTACAAGAAGGCAGTGGTGCTGGCCGCCGGCGCTCTGATGGCCGTCGGCGCCGTCTCTCCCGCCATGGCCGACAGTGAAGCCGCAGGCAACGCCGTGGGCTCCCCCGGCGTCCTGTCCGGCAACAACGTCCAGGTGCCGATCAACATCCCGATCAACATCTGCGGCAACACCGTGAACGTCGCCGCGCTGCTGAACCCCGCGTTCGGCAACGTCTGCGTCAACCACTGACGCAACGCTTGCGCCCGCGAGGGCAAGCCTCCTCGGGGTGGCCCCGGAGTGCACGGCGGTGCACTCCGGGGCCGCCTCCGATTCAGCACCGGCAGCAGCGCCGGTAGACAGGGAAGGACCCATGCGACAGGTACTGAGCCGACAGGTACTGGGCAAGGGGATGCTCACGGCGGCGGCCGCGTCGAGTCTGCTGTCGATCGCGACCGGCGTGGCCTACGCACATTCCGGAGCGACGGCCGAGGCCTCGCATTCACCGGGTGTGCTGGCGGGCAACAGCGTCTCGGTACCGATCACCTTCGCGCCCAACGTGTGCGGCAACAGCGTGGACGGGGGTGCCGCGCTCAACCCCGCGATGGGGAACACCTGCGTCACCACGACCGGCTCGCACACCGGCGACGGCTACGACTACGGGCGCTACCTCAGCCCCGAGAACGCCGAGGCCTTCGACCGCTACCTCCACGAACGGGAAGGGGTGGGGCGGCACAGGGTGCCGGAGCAGCGCCAGGAGACACCGCGGCACGAGACCCCGGCGCCGCGGCACGCGGCTCCCCGTCATGCTGCTCCCCGCCACGAGGAGCAGCGTGAGGAGGGCGGCTACGGCGGCCCGGAGGAAGAGCAGCACCAGGAGCAGCACGAGGAAGGGTGCGACGACCACCCCGAGTCCGCGCCGCCCCCCGCCCCGCCGGCGCACCGCGCGCCCCCCGCGGCCCCCGCACCCCCCGCACCCGACCGGCCGCACCCGATGCCCGAGCCGGTCGACGAGCACCCGGCTCCGCTCCCGGCCCCGGCGCCGGAGGAGCCCGCCCCGGTCGAGGAGGCGCCCCATCCGCTCCCCGCCCCCGTCGAGGAGGCCCCCCAGCCGCTCCCGGCCCCGGTCGAGGAGGAGGCGCCCGTACCGCTGCCGGCTCCGGCCCCGGTCGAGGAAGCGCCCGCACCGCTTCCCGCCCCGGGCCCGGGCCCGGGCCCGGAGGCTCCCGCGCCCCGGCCACCGCACGGGAGCCAGCCGGTGGAGCTCCCGGCAGCTCCGGCTCCGGCTCCGGCCCCCGCTCCGGTTCCCGCACCGGCACCGGCACCGGCACCGGCACCGGCTCACGTCAGCTCGCCCGTGCTGGCCGCGACCGGCGCGGGTCAGCCCGCGGCCGCGGCGGCCCTCGCCACGGCGCTGATCCTGGGCGGCGCCATTCTGTACCGGCGGTCGCGCGAAGCCTGACCGGCATTACCGGTAATCAGAAGAAATATCGGCCGGAGAATCCTTGTCGGATTCTCCGGCCGCTGTCATGCCCTTGTTCCCAACCGCGTGCGCGCCGGCGTTTCCGTAGCGGCCGGGAATCGTTACCCAGGGCGAAAGCGGCGCGACGGTCGCCGCTGACGCCTCTGCACACGAAAAGAAGAGGATTTCGATAATGAAGCTCACGAAGGTCGCCGCTGTCGTCGTCGGCTCCGTCGCCGCCCTCGGCTCCTCCGCCACCGCTTTCGCGGCCGAGGCCCCGGCCGCGATGCCCATGAGCCTGACGAGCGGGGTGACCGCGGTGACCGAAGCCGTGAACCCCGTCTCCGAGTCGCTGCCGCAGACCCTGGGCAACGGACTGGCAGAGCAGGGCGAGAACGTCAACAAGGTCGTGGGCACCGTCCAGAGGGTCAACGAGGTCCGCAACAACGCGCCCGGCGAGGTGCTCGGCCTTGCGAACGGCGCCACCCAGGCGTCCCCGCTCCTGGGCGGCGTGAAGCTCAACGGCGGCGCGCACTGAGCGACACCGACACGACTGTGGGCGCCGCCGGCGAGGCCGGGGCGCCCACAGTCGGTTCGTGCAGCCGACGTCAGTCGTTGACGCAGACGTTGCCGAACGCCGGGTTCAGCGCGCCGATGATGCTCACGGAGTTACCGCAGACGTTGATCGGAACGTGGACCGGGACCTGGAGCAGGTTGCCCGAGAGGACACCGGGGGAGCCCACGGCCGCGCCCTCGGCCGACGAGTCGGCCATAGCGGAGCCGGCGGCACCGGCCGCAGCGAGACCAGCGGTGGCCAGGACCAGGGCAGCCTTCTTGGCAGAGTTCATGGGAAGTGCACCTTCTGTTCGATGTTCTGCCCCGATGCCGGGGCTCACACCGAGCGAAACGGTCCGCCTCCCCTGACGACACGGCCACGTCCGCGATCACACCTGTTCAGCTCAATAGTCGTAACCGCAGCACCGTCCGGACCGTTAAGGAAGATCGCTCAGCGGGTCCGGGATCGCCGGGACCTCGACGTCGGGGACCTCCGGCACGACCGGCGCCGCCGGATCCGGCAGCGTGGGCGGTTCGATCCCCGGGATCCCGGGGATCTCCACGCCCGGGATCGCCGGGAGCACCACGCCCGGGATGGCCGGGAGATTGATGCCCGGGATCTCCGGCAGCTTGATCTCGGGGAGCTTGATCTCCGGGATCTTGATGTCCGGCAGGCTGACGCCCGGTGGCAGGAGGGCCTTGATGGCGTCGAGGATGCCCTTCACCAGGTCGTCGACGGGACCGGCCGCCGCCGCTCGCCGGGGGTGGGCGACTCCGTGGTCACTCTCCACGGCGCCCGCGGGGGCCGCCGCGCCGGAGAGTATGACGACGGCGAGGGCCGACGGGACGAGGAGACGGGCGCGGCGCGCACGGGCGGGCTTCATGGAGTGCATGGATGTTCCTCACTGGTGGTCGCGCGGATACGGACCTTGAGCGATCCGCTCCCTCACCCACCGTGCGAACACCTCACACGGAGCGCAACCGGAGATCCGGTGACTGCGGGCTTCGTACGGGCTTCGCGCAGGCGTCCGGGGGCCTCTCACCCGGGACGGGGAAAACCCCGCCGCCCGCAGGCCGTTTGAGTGAAGCAGCGGAACCAACCCCCTGGCAGGGCAGTTGACCAGGGCGCTCCATCAGCGGGCACTCGTGCGACAGAAGGAACAAGATGTTCAAGAAGTTCATGACCGCCGCCGCGGTCTCCGCCGTTGCGGTCGGCGCGGGCGCTGCCGCCGCGGCCCCGGCCATGGCCATCGGCAACGACAACGGGATCAACACCGTCAACGGCAACGGATCCCAGCAGATCTACGGCAACCAGAAGACCCACGGCGACCTGAGCCCGCAGCTCAGCCTGGTCCAGGGCACGCTGAACAAGCCCTGCATCGGTCTGCCGGCCAAGGTCAACGCCCAGTCGCTCATCGCCGCGCTCAACATCGGCGTCCAGGACATCAACGTCCTGTCGAACCCGCAGAACCAGCAGTGCACCGAGAACTCCACCCAGGCCAAGGGTGACGAGCCGCTCTCGCACATCCTGGACAACATCCCGATCCTCTCGGGCAACGCCTCCGTCGGCAGCTGATCGCCGGGCCCCGTGCCCGTGGAGCGATGCGTGACGCATAGAGGGCCCCGGCGGCGTCCAGCTGCCGGGGCCCTCGTGCGCGCCCTCCGCCGTCAGCCGGTCCAGAAGTCCCACCACCGGGTGAGGATCAGCATGCCGATCACTCCGGTGTGCAGGGCGGGCGGCGCCCAGCCGAACTCGGTGAAGAAGCCCCGTAGCGGGCCGGGGGCCGGGAGTACGCCCGTACGCGCGTTGTGCGCGGTGACCGCCCAGAACATCAGCAGCGTGGCCACCCAGGCCAGGCAGCACCACAGGCAGAGCGCGTTGATCTCGTAGAGCGACTGGACCATCAGCCAGGAGCAGAAGCCGACGCCGAAGAGCGTCCCCGCGTTCAGGCCCAACCAGAACCAGCCACGGTAGCGGGCGCCGGCCAGCAGGCCCGCGCCGGCGCACACCACGACGGCGTAACCGACCAGCCCCAGCATGGGGTTGGGGAAGCCGAAGGCCTGCGCCTGCTCGCTCTGCATCACGCTGCCGCAGGAGACCACCGGGTTGAGACTGCAGGCGGGCTTGAAGTCCGGGTCCTCCAGCAGGAGGAACTTGTCGAGGGTGATCACCCAGGAGGCCAGCAGCCCGGCCGCCCCGGTCAGTGCCAGCAGCCAGGCCAACCCTCTCGGTGCGGCCGCCTGTTCGCTCTCGGTCCGGGTGCTGGGCTGCCCCTGCTGACGGGGAACGCCCACTGTATTCGTTGCCATGTGGCCCATAGTCCCGCTCTCCACCACAGAGCGGACCTAACCGTGCCCATCCATACGCAAGTTGACCTGAAGGGGTGGCGGGAACCCCTGTTGCTTCCCGGACGTTTTACCGAACGCCGGACGTGATGTCAGGCCCAGGGGTTACTTTGAGCTTCCGCGAAGTGACAAGCTGCGACGGCCTGGAGACCCACCTTGAGCGATCCGTACGAGACAACCGAGGCGCACCTCGACCGACTCCTCGGTCGCGCCCTGAACTCCTTCGACCTGCCCGACAGGTTGGTCGAGCGCCTCGGTACGGCGCTCGCGCACAGCTCTTCGCTGTACAGCACCCACCACAGCCCGGCGACGGGCGTCTGGCGGGAGACCCACCAGCACACCTACCTGCTGGCCGACGGCGGTTCGGCGGCGCTGTGGGAGCTGGCGTACCGGCAGGAGGGCGACCGGACGGTCCGGCACGAGATCTTCGTGAGCAAGGCGGAGACCTGCCTGGCCGTGGCCCGGCTGTTCGGCGAGGTCCCGGCCCAGGCCGCCCTGGACCCGGCGTTACTCCCGGGCGACGAGGAGCCCGACGACGACGTGGCCGCGCTGGCCGCGCTGTTCGCGGCCGGTGCTCCGGCGCACCGGCACCGGGAGTACGCGGTGGAGCAGTCCGCCGACCACGCCCGGCGGGTGCTGCGCCGCGCTGAGAACCCGGACCGGCCCGGCAAGCCGGTGGCGGAGCGCCTGCGGTCGGCGTATGCCCACCAGATCACGCAGTCGTTCGGCGGCGGGCCGTTCCTGCCGGGCGGGCGGGACGTGGCCTTCAGCCTGTACGAGCACGCCTTCGTCCTGCTGGACGGGAGCGAGGTCAGCCTGTGGGAGGTCGAGCACACGGCGACGCCGGACGGGCGGCACATGTGCGAGGTGTACGAGAGCGAGACCGCCGCGCGGGGAGCCATGGAACTTCGCGCCCGGGTCCGGTGACGGAAACGGACATGCCCGCCCATCAGGGCGGGCATGTCCGTGGACGGGAGTCGGCCCGCGTCAGACGGCCGGGACCTTGTCCGTGGCCGCGTCCGGAGCCTGCGCCGTGTCCGGGGCCTGGTGCTCGGAGCCACCCTCGCGCTGCTCCATCGGGATCGAGGTGCGCGGCAGCATGAACATCACCGCCCAGATCACGACGAGGACGGCGACGATCCACCACATGGCGCTGCGGAACGCCTCTACGTACGGGGCGCCGAAGGCCATCTCGTTCTCGATCACGCCGAAGTACACGACGGAGGTGAGGCCGAGGCCGAGGGCGTTGCCCATCTGCATGGTCGAGTTGATCAGCCCGGAGGCGGATCCGGCGTGCTCGCGCGGCACCTCGGACAGCACGGCGTCGGTGAGCGGGGCCACGATCAGGCCCATGCCGAGACCCATGACGGCGAGCGGCGCGGCCATCTGCCAGGAGGCGATCTCCATGCCGTAGTGCCCGGACTCCCAGATGTAGAGGAGCACACCCGCGGCCATGGTGAGCGCGCCCGCCTGGAGCACCTTGCGGCCGAAGCGCGGTACGAGCTTCTGGACGGACATGCCGGCGGCGACCGAGACGGCGATGGAGAAGGGGATGCCGGTGGTGCCGGCGCGCAGCGCGCTCCAGCCGAGGCCCAACTGCATCATGAGCGTCCACACCAGGAAGAAGATGCCGGTCGCGATCCCGAAGGTGAGCTGGACGGCCATACCGCCGGCGAAGCTCCTGACCTTGAAGAGGGAGAGCTCGACGAGCGGGGAGCCGTCCTTCTTGATCTTGTGCTTCTCGTAGGCGATGAAGCCGACGATCACGAGGGGCACCGCCCCCATGCAGAGGAAGCCCCACAGCGGCCAGTCGTTCTCCCGGCCCTGGGTGAGCGGGTAGATCAGCATGACCATGGCGGCGGTCGCGAGGACGACACCGATCAGGTCCAGGCGCAGCGCGTTCGGGGCCTTGGACTCGGTGATGAACTTGCGGCCCAGGATCACGCCCGCGATGCCAACGGGCAGGTTGATCAGGAAGATCGGGCGCCATTCGAGGCCGAACAGGTTCCACTGGGTGAGCAGCGCGCCGAGCATCGGGCCCGAGACGGCGCCGAGGCCCACGATCGCGCCGAACATGCCGAAGACCTTGCCGCGCTCGTGCGGCGGGAAGGTGACGTGGATGATCGACAGCACCTGCGGCACCATCATGGCGGCCATGCCGCCCTGGAGGAGGCGGGAGGCGACGAGGATGCTCGGGTTGGCGGCGATGCCGCAGAGCAGCGAGGCGGCCGTGAAGCCCGCGATACCGATGAGGAAGAGCCGCTTGCGGCCGTAGATGTCACCGAGGCGACCGCCGGTGATCAGGCCGGCGGCGAAGGCGAGCGCGTAACCGGCGGTGATCCACTGGATCGCGCTGGTGGAGGCGTTCAGGTCCTGGCGCATGCTGGGTATGGCTATGTTGACGATGGTGACGTCGACCAGGTCCATGAAGGCCGCGGTCATCACGATGGCGAGCGCCAGCCAGCGGCGCCGGTCGGCGGCTGAGCCGTTCGTGGGTGAGCCGTTCACGGGTGCGGTGGCTGTCTCGGTCCGCTCTTCTTGTACGGGCCCGTTCTCTCTTTCGGGCGATGTCTTGGACGTCTCGGTGCTCATGGAGAGAAACCTAGACGGGATGTAGGTCAGGCGGTGTCCTATTTCGCTGGCAACCTGGATTCCATGACCGACACCCCGGCACGGCTGCTCTCCCTGCTGTCCCTCCTCCAGACCCCGCGCGAATGGCCCGGGAGCGAGCTGGCGCAGCGGCTGCGGGTGAGCTCCCGGACGATCCGCCGCGACATCGAGCGGCTGCGGGACCTCGGGTACCCGGTGGAGGCCACGCTGGGGGCGGAGGGCGGATACCGGCTGGTGGCGGGGGCTGCGATGCCGCCGCTGCTCCTCGACGACGAGGAGGCGGTGGCGATCGCGGTGGGGCTGCGCGCGGGCGCCGGGCATGCGATCGAGGGGGTCGAGGAGGCCTCCGTACGGGCCCTGGCCAAGCTGGAGCAGGTGCTTCCGTCGCGGCTGCGGCGCCGGGTGAGCGTGCTGCAGTCGGCCACGACCGCGCTGGCCCGGGGGGACGGGCCGAGCGTGGACCCGGGGACGCTGACGACGATGGCGTCGGCGGTGGCGGGTCCCGAGCGGCTGCGGTTCGCGTACCGGGCGGGGGACGGGGTCCGGTCGCGCCGACTGGTGGAGCCGTACCGGCTGGTGAGCACGGGGAGCCGCTGGTACCTGGTCGCCTATGACCTGGAGCGCGAGGACTGGCGGACCTTCCGGGTGGACCGGGTGGGCGAGGTGTTCGCGACGGGGGCCCGGTTCGTGGCGCGGCAGCTGCCGATGGACCCGGAGGAGTTCGTGCGCAGGGGGCTGCGGGGCCGGGAGACGTCGTACGCGGTCGAGGTCACCTTCGCGGCGGACGTGGCGGAGCTGCCGGGGTGGTTGCGGGAGTCGGCGGTCGGCGACGCGGGTGACGCTGCGGGCGGCGGCGACGGCCGGACGCGGGTCCGGTTCGAGACCGCGGACGCCCCGGAGTGGCTGGTGGCGCGGCTGGCGCTGACGGGGGTGCCGTTCACGGTGCAGGCGCCGGCCGCGCTGGCGGCGGCGGCTCGGACGCTGGGGGCGCGGCTGGCGGGGGCCGGGGCGTAGCGGGAGGCGTACCGGCGCCCTGGTTTCCGGGGCGCGAGGGAGCCCCGGCACCTGGGGGGATAGGTGCCGAGGCTCGTCCGGGGGGCGTCAGGCCACGGCGTCGAAGCCGGTGTCGCGGGCCATGCGCTTGAGTTCCAGAAGGGCGTGCTTCTCGATCTGGCGGATCCGCTCACGGGTCAGGCCGTGCTGCTTGCCGACCTCCGTCAGGGTCCGCTCGCGGCCGTCGACGATGCCGTACCGCATCTTGATGATCGACGCGGTGCGCTGGTCGAGCTTGCCGAGCAGGTCCTCCAGCTCCTCGCTGCGCAGCAGCGAGAGCACGGACTGCTCGGGGGAGATCGCGGAGGTGTCCTCCAGGAGGTCACCGAACTGCGTCTCGCCCTGGTCGTCCACCGACATGTTCAGGCTGACCGGGTCGCGCGCCCAGTCCAGTACGTCGCCCACGCGCTTCTCCGTCGAGTCGAGCTCGGCGGCGATCTCGGCGTGCTCCGGGTCCCGGCCGTTCTCGCGGTTGAACTCGCGCTGGATGCGGCGGATCCGGCCGAGCTCCTCGACCAGGTGGACGGGGAGGCGGATGGTGCGGGACTGGTCCGCGATGGAGCGGGTGATGGCCTGGCGGATCCACCACGTCGCGTACGTGGAGAACTTGAAGCCCTTGGCGTAGTCGAACTTCT from Streptomyces sp. NBC_00190 harbors:
- a CDS encoding chaplin; translated protein: MNSAKKAALVLATAGLAAAGAAGSAMADSSAEGAAVGSPGVLSGNLLQVPVHVPINVCGNSVSIIGALNPAFGNVCVND
- a CDS encoding chaplin; the encoded protein is MRQVLSRQVLGKGMLTAAAASSLLSIATGVAYAHSGATAEASHSPGVLAGNSVSVPITFAPNVCGNSVDGGAALNPAMGNTCVTTTGSHTGDGYDYGRYLSPENAEAFDRYLHEREGVGRHRVPEQRQETPRHETPAPRHAAPRHAAPRHEEQREEGGYGGPEEEQHQEQHEEGCDDHPESAPPPAPPAHRAPPAAPAPPAPDRPHPMPEPVDEHPAPLPAPAPEEPAPVEEAPHPLPAPVEEAPQPLPAPVEEEAPVPLPAPAPVEEAPAPLPAPGPGPGPEAPAPRPPHGSQPVELPAAPAPAPAPAPVPAPAPAPAPAPAHVSSPVLAATGAGQPAAAAALATALILGGAILYRRSREA
- a CDS encoding chaplin: MKYKKAVVLAAGALMAVGAVSPAMADSEAAGNAVGSPGVLSGNNVQVPINIPINICGNTVNVAALLNPAFGNVCVNH
- a CDS encoding helix-turn-helix transcriptional regulator, coding for MTDTPARLLSLLSLLQTPREWPGSELAQRLRVSSRTIRRDIERLRDLGYPVEATLGAEGGYRLVAGAAMPPLLLDDEEAVAIAVGLRAGAGHAIEGVEEASVRALAKLEQVLPSRLRRRVSVLQSATTALARGDGPSVDPGTLTTMASAVAGPERLRFAYRAGDGVRSRRLVEPYRLVSTGSRWYLVAYDLEREDWRTFRVDRVGEVFATGARFVARQLPMDPEEFVRRGLRGRETSYAVEVTFAADVAELPGWLRESAVGDAGDAAGGGDGRTRVRFETADAPEWLVARLALTGVPFTVQAPAALAAAARTLGARLAGAGA
- a CDS encoding vitamin K epoxide reductase family protein, which translates into the protein MATNTVGVPRQQGQPSTRTESEQAAAPRGLAWLLALTGAAGLLASWVITLDKFLLLEDPDFKPACSLNPVVSCGSVMQSEQAQAFGFPNPMLGLVGYAVVVCAGAGLLAGARYRGWFWLGLNAGTLFGVGFCSWLMVQSLYEINALCLWCCLAWVATLLMFWAVTAHNARTGVLPAPGPLRGFFTEFGWAPPALHTGVIGMLILTRWWDFWTG
- a CDS encoding DUF6227 family protein — protein: MSDPYETTEAHLDRLLGRALNSFDLPDRLVERLGTALAHSSSLYSTHHSPATGVWRETHQHTYLLADGGSAALWELAYRQEGDRTVRHEIFVSKAETCLAVARLFGEVPAQAALDPALLPGDEEPDDDVAALAALFAAGAPAHRHREYAVEQSADHARRVLRRAENPDRPGKPVAERLRSAYAHQITQSFGGGPFLPGGRDVAFSLYEHAFVLLDGSEVSLWEVEHTATPDGRHMCEVYESETAARGAMELRARVR
- a CDS encoding sigma-70 family RNA polymerase sigma factor, translating into MATRAVARQQSTSSARAVGGEIADRDLVGMYLDEIARTPLLDAAKEVELSQIIEAGVYAQQILDGVIERKGETPAREELEALAAEGERAKEVFIRSNLRLVVAVARRYPRSGLPLLDLIQEGNAGLVRAVEKFDYAKGFKFSTYATWWIRQAITRSIADQSRTIRLPVHLVEELGRIRRIQREFNRENGRDPEHAEIAAELDSTEKRVGDVLDWARDPVSLNMSVDDQGETQFGDLLEDTSAISPEQSVLSLLRSEELEDLLGKLDQRTASIIKMRYGIVDGRERTLTEVGKQHGLTRERIRQIEKHALLELKRMARDTGFDAVA
- a CDS encoding rodlin; this encodes MFKKFMTAAAVSAVAVGAGAAAAAPAMAIGNDNGINTVNGNGSQQIYGNQKTHGDLSPQLSLVQGTLNKPCIGLPAKVNAQSLIAALNIGVQDINVLSNPQNQQCTENSTQAKGDEPLSHILDNIPILSGNASVGS
- a CDS encoding rodlin; protein product: MIKKMMATAAVAASVVGMGAAMAPQAMAIGNDNGVNTVNGNGAAQIYGNQATYGNMSPQMALIQGSFNKPCIALPAKANVQSVLALLNVGVQDIPVLSSPQNQQCTENSTQAKGDEALSHILDNIPILSGNVSAGS
- a CDS encoding MFS transporter, with protein sequence MSTETSKTSPERENGPVQEERTETATAPVNGSPTNGSAADRRRWLALAIVMTAAFMDLVDVTIVNIAIPSMRQDLNASTSAIQWITAGYALAFAAGLITGGRLGDIYGRKRLFLIGIAGFTAASLLCGIAANPSILVASRLLQGGMAAMMVPQVLSIIHVTFPPHERGKVFGMFGAIVGLGAVSGPMLGALLTQWNLFGLEWRPIFLINLPVGIAGVILGRKFITESKAPNALRLDLIGVVLATAAMVMLIYPLTQGRENDWPLWGFLCMGAVPLVIVGFIAYEKHKIKKDGSPLVELSLFKVRSFAGGMAVQLTFGIATGIFFLVWTLMMQLGLGWSALRAGTTGIPFSIAVSVAAGMSVQKLVPRFGRKVLQAGALTMAAGVLLYIWESGHYGMEIASWQMAAPLAVMGLGMGLIVAPLTDAVLSEVPREHAGSASGLINSTMQMGNALGLGLTSVVYFGVIENEMAFGAPYVEAFRSAMWWIVAVLVVIWAVMFMLPRTSIPMEQREGGSEHQAPDTAQAPDAATDKVPAV